A single genomic interval of Stieleria maiorica harbors:
- a CDS encoding type IV toxin-antitoxin system AbiEi family antitoxin, with amino-acid sequence MDSTPPPFEQTLAKTLADLGDFSLVPRADRGYDYCLVAPDGSKTLIEVKAYKRVTPATAEAALRDLKRKCEVTGAEPVLYAAVISDRTAEIAVEQGVSWMDFAGNCRLVFPRQGIYVLRSGLRNPYGKTVSTNLNVFSPKSSRVVRVMLQDPIQGWQLNELAKHPDVRISPGLMSRIKKSLVADSYAVMHDGLLRLKHPEALLRDWVEHYRNVDQPRYAFYMRGELQDIENKVADWFTDCNVEHALSHLSAAWRLAPEVRYNVATFLVSNEAIRDDSLKKFREECGARRVESGANLMLQIPEDESHFSGRSSEPLQMTSPLQTFLDLMSMSGRGAEAAEPIFDKYLKQPMKAATEEARSFQ; translated from the coding sequence ATGGACTCCACGCCGCCCCCTTTCGAGCAGACTCTGGCCAAAACACTGGCCGATCTGGGCGATTTTTCGTTGGTTCCCCGCGCTGATCGCGGCTACGACTACTGCTTGGTCGCACCCGATGGCTCCAAAACCCTCATCGAAGTCAAGGCATACAAGCGGGTCACGCCAGCCACAGCCGAAGCGGCTCTCCGTGATCTGAAAAGAAAGTGCGAGGTGACCGGCGCAGAGCCTGTTCTTTACGCTGCGGTTATCTCCGATCGAACCGCCGAGATCGCGGTAGAACAGGGAGTTTCTTGGATGGATTTTGCGGGAAACTGCCGTCTGGTGTTTCCCCGTCAAGGAATCTATGTGCTTCGCAGCGGACTCCGTAATCCGTATGGCAAAACCGTTTCGACGAACCTGAATGTGTTTTCGCCGAAGTCAAGCCGCGTCGTCCGAGTGATGCTGCAAGACCCGATACAGGGCTGGCAACTCAATGAGCTGGCGAAACACCCCGACGTTCGAATCAGCCCGGGTTTGATGTCACGTATCAAAAAGTCCTTGGTCGCAGACAGCTATGCCGTCATGCACGATGGACTGCTTCGCTTGAAACACCCTGAGGCGTTGTTGCGCGACTGGGTAGAACACTACCGCAACGTCGATCAGCCCCGATACGCTTTCTACATGCGGGGTGAACTACAAGACATCGAGAATAAAGTTGCCGACTGGTTTACGGACTGCAACGTTGAGCACGCTCTGTCGCATCTCTCCGCTGCATGGCGGCTAGCTCCAGAAGTTCGCTACAACGTTGCCACGTTCCTGGTGTCCAATGAGGCAATTCGCGATGACTCGCTCAAAAAATTCAGAGAAGAATGCGGAGCGCGGCGAGTCGAAAGCGGAGCGAATCTAATGTTGCAAATCCCCGAGGACGAGAGCCACTTTAGTGGCCGTTCAAGTGAACCTCTTCAAATGACGTCTCCACTGCAGACATTCCTGGATTTGATGAGCATGAGCGGACGTGGCGCAGAGGCGGCTGAACCAATCTTCGACAAATATCTGAAACAGCCGATGAAAGCGGCGACAGAGGAAGCGAGGAGCTTCCAATGA